Proteins encoded together in one Caldicellulosiruptor saccharolyticus DSM 8903 window:
- a CDS encoding IS481-like element ISCsa6 family transposase — MNIISYHELRKISPQKARELVRKVFESNNKNVSKTAKILGVSRHTVRRAVYGPLEDKSKKPKSSPKKLSSELENFIVEESKKTGFRYRRLSFYLLRKYGIKISENTIKSILRRNSVARKTKRTKKGERSLYDYETLIPFSEFQLDTKHLLDKESLPKEVYEHMKRYNLPCYEWNIIDVATRTRFTAYSYELSSAFGFMFISLVALWLRTHNVRNIIKIRLDNGAEFCGGSERKLKQWNEMLSFLGVELNPIPPKAKHLMGIIENSHRADDEYFLMIHAERCKTKDEFIQRAQKWQDTWNFFRPHNGKGMNGRTPFEKFIASKSLVSSHIFQFPTLLLEDIMKKVGTFYSLFCNKFGGKYVFTTYLF; from the coding sequence ATGAATATTATATCATACCACGAACTAAGAAAAATATCCCCTCAAAAAGCTAGAGAATTAGTTCGAAAAGTCTTTGAATCAAATAACAAAAACGTATCAAAAACTGCTAAAATATTAGGTGTATCAAGACATACCGTAAGAAGAGCTGTCTACGGTCCTCTTGAAGATAAATCAAAAAAACCTAAATCTTCTCCCAAAAAGCTTTCTTCTGAACTCGAAAATTTTATTGTCGAAGAGTCTAAAAAAACTGGTTTTAGATATAGACGTTTGTCTTTTTATCTTCTCAGAAAATATGGTATCAAAATAAGTGAAAACACAATAAAGTCAATTCTTAGAAGAAACTCTGTAGCTCGAAAAACAAAAAGAACAAAAAAAGGTGAAAGAAGTCTATACGATTATGAAACTCTTATCCCATTTTCTGAATTTCAGCTTGATACAAAACATCTTTTAGACAAAGAAAGTCTTCCCAAGGAGGTATATGAACATATGAAAAGATACAATTTGCCTTGCTATGAGTGGAACATAATAGATGTTGCAACAAGAACAAGATTTACAGCCTATTCTTACGAACTTTCATCCGCTTTTGGATTTATGTTCATATCCTTAGTTGCATTATGGTTAAGAACTCATAATGTAAGAAATATAATAAAGATCCGATTAGACAATGGAGCAGAATTTTGTGGAGGAAGCGAAAGAAAGTTAAAGCAGTGGAATGAGATGCTGTCATTTTTGGGTGTAGAACTAAATCCTATTCCACCAAAAGCAAAGCATTTAATGGGTATAATTGAAAATTCACATAGAGCTGATGATGAGTATTTTTTAATGATTCATGCTGAAAGATGTAAAACAAAAGATGAATTTATTCAAAGAGCCCAGAAATGGCAAGATACATGGAACTTTTTCAGACCTCATAATGGTAAAGGAATGAACGGGAGGACACCATTCGAAAAATTCATAGCTTCAAAATCTCTGGTCTCCTCCCATATATTTCAATTTCCTACATTACTTCTTGAGGATATTATGAAAAAAGTAGGCACCTTCTATTCTCTGTTCTGTAATAAATTTGGTGGTAAATATGTCTTCACCACGTACCTTTTTTAA
- a CDS encoding PFL family protein yields the protein MFTSQEIIETINMVKQSNLDIRTITVGISLFDCSSDIPQRFIDNMRKKIIKYAGNLKNVANEIEDMFGLPIVNRRVALTPISLLTFSYSYEDLLKVALAIDEIAKELEIDLIGGYSASVHKNYDENTKKFISSIPDALASTDRLCSSVDVGTTRSGINLDVIAHLGHIIKDIAQKTKDKDSFGCARFVVFANAPDDNPFMAGAFHGTGEGDSAINVGISGPGVVKRALEGKKDASIDEVYETIKKMAFKITRAGQLVLKYASERLNIPMGIVDLSLAPTPKIGDSIAEILEEMGLEKVGGYGSTFALALLNDAVKKGGAMAASFTGGLSGAFIPVSEDSGMVKGVEAGALSLEKLEAMTSVCSVGLDMIVVPGDVEAEVISAMIADEIAIGIYNNKTTAVRVIPAYGKKEGDEVNFGGLLGRSKVMSINKSSPKRLIERGGRVPPPVISLRN from the coding sequence ATGTTCACATCACAGGAGATAATTGAGACCATTAATATGGTAAAGCAAAGCAATTTGGATATTCGAACAATCACAGTAGGGATAAGCCTTTTTGATTGTAGCTCTGACATTCCCCAGAGGTTTATTGATAACATGAGAAAAAAGATTATAAAATATGCTGGGAATCTCAAAAATGTGGCAAATGAGATAGAGGATATGTTTGGGCTACCGATTGTCAACAGAAGGGTTGCGCTAACACCAATTTCACTTTTGACCTTTTCTTATTCATATGAAGACCTTTTAAAGGTTGCGCTTGCCATTGATGAGATTGCCAAAGAACTTGAGATTGACCTGATAGGTGGCTACTCTGCTTCTGTTCACAAGAACTATGATGAAAATACAAAGAAATTCATATCTTCTATCCCAGATGCCTTGGCATCAACAGATAGGCTGTGTTCTTCGGTTGACGTTGGTACAACAAGGTCAGGTATTAACCTTGATGTGATTGCCCATCTTGGGCATATAATAAAAGACATTGCACAAAAAACAAAGGACAAAGACAGTTTCGGATGTGCAAGGTTTGTTGTGTTTGCAAACGCACCAGATGACAATCCATTTATGGCAGGTGCGTTTCATGGGACTGGCGAGGGAGATAGCGCAATAAATGTAGGAATCTCAGGCCCTGGTGTTGTAAAAAGGGCTTTAGAAGGAAAAAAAGATGCTTCAATTGATGAGGTCTATGAGACAATAAAAAAGATGGCATTTAAGATAACAAGGGCTGGTCAGCTTGTTTTAAAGTATGCATCAGAAAGGCTAAACATCCCAATGGGTATTGTTGATTTATCTCTTGCTCCAACACCAAAAATTGGTGATAGCATTGCAGAGATACTTGAAGAGATGGGACTTGAAAAGGTTGGCGGGTATGGCTCTACGTTTGCTTTAGCACTTTTGAACGATGCTGTGAAAAAAGGTGGCGCTATGGCGGCAAGTTTCACAGGTGGACTTTCAGGGGCATTTATTCCTGTATCAGAAGACTCTGGAATGGTAAAGGGAGTAGAGGCAGGGGCACTCTCTTTAGAAAAACTTGAGGCAATGACAAGTGTATGCTCTGTTGGTCTTGATATGATAGTTGTGCCAGGTGATGTAGAAGCTGAAGTTATCTCTGCTATGATTGCAGATGAGATTGCCATAGGCATTTACAACAACAAAACAACTGCTGTGCGCGTAATTCCTGCATATGGTAAAAAAGAAGGAGATGAGGTTAACTTTGGTGGGCTTTTGGGAAGATCAAAGGTGATGAGTATCAACAAAAGTTCACCAAAAAGGCTAATTGAACGTGGAGGAAGAGTTCCACCACCTGTAATTTCGCTGAGAAACTAA
- a CDS encoding Cof-type HAD-IIB family hydrolase, with product MIKLVATDLDDSLLSKDLKITPKNLKAIEFLKKNNVILILASGRPYPSVKKIAYDLENFYPMITYQGALVYDPKDDRKLYGCEIQPNDAKELIRLAKEENIHVHIYIDNVWYVEVFNEKVEYYKNLTGLEPVKVDNFLEFVDRPVTKVLFFDEHERLRKLKESLPLEFSKKFNIMFSKPFFLEFTDINVSKGNALKFLAQYYNLKRDEIMAIGDGDNDISMIEYAGIGVAVENATEKLKEVASFITLSCDNSGFAHAVEKVFNVEF from the coding sequence ATGATAAAGCTTGTTGCAACAGACCTTGACGATAGTCTCCTTTCAAAAGACCTGAAGATAACTCCCAAAAATCTAAAAGCTATTGAATTTTTGAAGAAAAACAATGTAATTTTGATATTGGCATCAGGTCGGCCTTATCCTTCTGTGAAAAAGATTGCCTATGACCTTGAAAATTTTTATCCCATGATAACTTATCAAGGTGCTTTAGTTTACGACCCAAAAGATGATAGAAAGCTATATGGATGTGAGATACAGCCAAATGATGCAAAAGAGCTTATAAGGCTTGCCAAAGAAGAGAATATACATGTTCACATTTACATTGACAATGTTTGGTATGTTGAGGTATTTAATGAGAAGGTAGAATATTACAAAAACCTGACGGGTCTTGAGCCTGTGAAGGTGGACAATTTCTTAGAGTTTGTAGACAGACCTGTTACAAAGGTTTTGTTTTTTGATGAGCATGAAAGGCTTCGCAAGTTAAAAGAGAGTTTACCTCTTGAGTTTTCAAAAAAGTTTAACATTATGTTTTCTAAACCTTTTTTCTTGGAGTTCACTGATATTAATGTCTCTAAAGGAAACGCTTTGAAGTTTTTAGCGCAATATTATAACCTCAAAAGAGATGAAATAATGGCAATAGGTGATGGTGACAATGACATTTCAATGATTGAATATGCAGGGATTGGGGTTGCAGTCGAAAATGCAACAGAGAAGTTAAAAGAGGTAGCAAGCTTTATAACTTTGAGCTGTGACAATAGTGGCTTTGCACATGCTGTTGAAAAAGTATTCAATGTTGAGTTTTAA
- a CDS encoding carbohydrate kinase family protein has protein sequence MKVVCYGEVLIDFLNVKENLFEANPGGAPANVAAAISKFGGTSYLISQVGNDMFGKMIIDSLSACGVDISNVKITDEYFTTLAFVKLDSRGERSFSFSRKYGADVYLRVEDIDMNIVKSADIFHFGSLSMTYEQNKRTTLELLKIARQSGSTISYDPNYRSSLWESQKKALETMIEPVENGFVDILKMSEEEVLLYEKGADNFYNRIKDKVKIFLVTLGEKGSMVFFKGKSYFVDTIKVDVVDTTGCGDCFVGMFLHEISKSLPVENLSEDEIVNIVKKANIAGALCATKKGAIPAIPEYSEVLERL, from the coding sequence TTGAAAGTTGTCTGCTACGGAGAGGTTTTGATAGATTTTTTGAATGTAAAAGAAAACCTTTTTGAAGCAAACCCGGGTGGTGCACCGGCAAATGTTGCAGCGGCTATCTCAAAGTTTGGAGGAACGTCCTATTTAATTTCACAAGTTGGGAATGACATGTTTGGAAAAATGATTATAGATAGCCTTTCTGCCTGTGGTGTTGACATTTCAAATGTTAAAATAACAGATGAATATTTTACGACACTTGCGTTTGTAAAGCTTGATAGCAGGGGTGAAAGGTCTTTTTCGTTCTCAAGAAAATATGGTGCAGATGTTTACCTGAGAGTGGAAGATATTGATATGAATATCGTAAAGTCAGCTGATATATTTCACTTTGGCTCACTTTCAATGACATATGAACAAAACAAAAGAACCACGTTAGAGCTTTTAAAGATTGCAAGACAAAGCGGTAGCACAATCTCGTATGACCCAAACTACAGAAGTAGCCTGTGGGAAAGCCAAAAAAAGGCTTTAGAGACCATGATTGAACCTGTTGAAAATGGTTTTGTTGATATTCTGAAAATGTCCGAGGAAGAGGTTTTGTTATATGAAAAGGGTGCAGATAACTTTTATAATAGAATAAAAGACAAGGTAAAGATTTTCCTTGTGACACTCGGTGAAAAGGGTAGCATGGTTTTCTTTAAAGGAAAGTCATATTTTGTTGATACAATAAAGGTTGATGTTGTTGACACAACTGGATGTGGAGATTGTTTTGTCGGCATGTTTTTACATGAGATCTCAAAGTCTTTGCCAGTTGAAAATCTATCAGAAGATGAAATTGTGAATATTGTAAAAAAAGCGAACATAGCAGGTGCTCTGTGTGCAACCAAAAAAGGTGCTATTCCTGCAATTCCTGAGTACAGTGAAGTTTTAGAAAGGCTTTGA
- a CDS encoding ACT domain-containing protein, translating to MRAIITVVGKDKVGIIAAISSLLAQNNVNILDISQTIMQGFFTMIMLVDLQECKLKFSELKDLLIKKGQEIGVDVNMQHEDLFNNINRI from the coding sequence ATGAGAGCAATAATAACAGTTGTTGGTAAGGATAAAGTTGGTATAATTGCAGCAATCTCGAGCTTACTTGCTCAGAACAATGTAAATATTCTTGATATAAGCCAGACAATTATGCAGGGGTTTTTTACTATGATAATGCTTGTTGACCTACAAGAGTGCAAATTGAAGTTTTCTGAACTGAAAGACCTTCTCATAAAGAAAGGGCAGGAAATAGGTGTTGATGTAAATATGCAGCACGAAGACCTTTTCAATAACATAAACAGGATATAG
- a CDS encoding Ig-like domain-containing protein has translation MPKRVISFVMLLSFLISILLSYQAFSYSDKVLKDISIFVTKVERLDNNQYKATWGYENPNKSTIILPKGHSKLFGDIKRGDCIFRFEPGKHATAFSTLFTGDRVIWEIKNISGKEKRAIAYKEAANLDFNSSLISINFQPYIKGQNNILTEGFIPDSGEVFSNQFGLDFGFEKKAKTFSDNACKDPLVGTGVILEHNNKWQIKLPNGAYDVVISVGSANKDTCNTVIVEGQEFCLNLKLKRGEFQQIKKKVILNDEYLTLSTSFHGNSKTVLNYIQIFSKKVCGISLEPKEMEIEIGESLYLFAKVIPEWADNQEVIFSSENPSIAEVDQKGMVTGVAAGTTNIIAQTKDGGYKAVCKVTVVESGVPYQISFAKTRLDVEIGKSRKIEYIIEPVGYKGKIEWISLNPDIAEVDSQGNVKGVSVGETRVKANLPETGSFDVCRIVVYDKYPYPFVLMADSVYGDVYLEWDEVCNAEYYVVKRKAETEENYKEIAKTKNTSFVDTTCYEDGRYYYVVYAYNSFGESHSNEEIVDVRNLDSDFDGINDKKESMQGLNPKVRDSDRDGLEDSYEAELGTNSLSKDSDNDGLSDYFELEISKTDPLISDSDSDGIIDSKEDFDNDKLDNLSEEKTFTSPIFADTDFDGISDYDEIFISKTNPIKVDTDEDGLFDKTEVDSGLNPLSKDSDGNGVIDGEESIYQVVSGERLRSVNQNEQVVFGLKIKAKGEIVNSVVVQKVYNSSTFFANGFIVGEPVKIECFEPFEVAQLQFRLNDTVLKGEQLNHFVVVCYDTKGGKFSLPKATYNESSKTITVETDHFSVYYLINLKKYLDITGLKSGTVSPSGQADIVFVIDTTGSMSDEIDAVKQNINNFVDKLKTKDISVNLGLVTYKDITCDGPNSTVGHGFFSSADDFKNALGSIKVDGGGDTPETLIDALETARLLGFRENSTKFIVVLTDANYKLENRFGIKSADEIIERLKSDNIIVSVVSTMSFEGLYSAFSSQTKGIFADIYSDFSSTLEKLIDLTNQYVNDGSWIVLSNLDIIKLKKAPDLNDSVTDTDGDGLADSEELKNSQKITLELPWGGLLENLEIWNFVSYPTKVDSDEDGLSDYDEVLKYKTSPIDFDTDCDLLSDLEEIEAGTNPVVVDSDEDGLSDSVEFYLFSGDEAFDPNTETTLWGCDYEEAVLYLREELPLYVKRNTVEDVILTTTYSLYKKQQTLNNSRKRSKVTMLNKNIVFCSRNDEKLLIEPDEELIICEGSTIYVNSKYPELFKVYGSLKIGGPNKKTYVKIGNPNNSSKSNTLKAIREYTSRMTIFAVVASMECGNQPRCEITNIELSSFAGFLSIGHKGYVKIDGCTLKNVKTGIYVSPVCSPQGSQLLISNTTFHSCSTAGLWLCANIKPVRINKSIFYSAPVLVDSKDANLRFEESTFENCNNSKDEPAFRTLQRGSKNILFLSCAFRNNSIGIHAYYHKTIVFINDCVFEGHKYCSILRQVNPKVIVDRHTRFLETIEPIVKFEGASASETLFSAILGILDPCGIKDIIEILAGEDILTGEEIPGIEKVERLLFLTLNANDIRRADDIEKWLKYLDEIEKNSSKEFRDSVAKYSPEFAEKICRKLSNSEISAAGRLYDKIGEFFTQGLNIYIDSHYKKLMELSEEYGREAVYLSIHEGLENAERRLAVIFKNTREIKNKEDLVYFINSSNELAKSLGVSAFKESNYRDCLYKYLGIDNIKDLANKAYQVHHIFPQSLFGEGGLYESIFKRARLNVHDVRFLGLWDAKDHLKKKYDYNEVWFKEMDDLKEKHGNRIEDIDIIEVIEKGREIASRYGFTRVRF, from the coding sequence ATGCCAAAAAGAGTAATATCTTTTGTTATGCTTTTGTCTTTTTTAATTTCAATTTTGCTTTCCTATCAAGCTTTTTCGTATTCAGATAAAGTTCTAAAAGACATCTCAATATTTGTGACAAAAGTTGAGAGGCTTGACAATAACCAGTATAAAGCAACATGGGGATATGAAAATCCGAATAAGAGTACAATAATACTTCCGAAAGGGCACTCTAAACTATTTGGCGATATCAAAAGAGGTGACTGTATTTTCAGATTCGAACCAGGGAAACATGCAACTGCTTTTTCAACATTATTTACTGGTGACAGGGTGATTTGGGAGATAAAAAACATTTCGGGAAAAGAAAAAAGGGCTATAGCTTACAAAGAAGCTGCAAATTTAGATTTTAACTCTTCTCTTATATCTATTAATTTTCAGCCTTATATAAAAGGACAAAATAATATTTTAACAGAAGGTTTTATACCAGACAGTGGTGAAGTTTTTTCAAATCAATTCGGGCTTGATTTTGGATTTGAAAAGAAGGCGAAAACCTTCAGTGATAATGCTTGCAAAGACCCTCTTGTTGGTACCGGCGTGATATTAGAACATAACAATAAATGGCAGATAAAACTTCCCAATGGAGCATATGATGTTGTAATAAGTGTGGGGAGTGCAAATAAGGACACATGTAACACAGTTATTGTGGAAGGGCAGGAGTTCTGTTTAAATTTGAAACTCAAAAGAGGTGAATTTCAGCAGATAAAAAAGAAAGTAATTTTAAATGATGAATATCTTACACTCAGCACATCTTTTCACGGTAATTCAAAAACAGTTTTAAATTACATACAGATATTCTCAAAAAAAGTTTGTGGCATCAGCTTAGAGCCGAAGGAAATGGAAATTGAAATAGGTGAGAGTTTATATTTATTTGCTAAAGTTATTCCAGAGTGGGCGGATAATCAAGAAGTAATTTTTAGCAGCGAAAACCCTTCAATTGCCGAAGTAGACCAAAAAGGTATGGTAACAGGAGTTGCAGCCGGAACCACAAATATAATTGCACAAACTAAGGATGGAGGATATAAGGCTGTATGTAAAGTCACTGTTGTAGAGTCTGGTGTGCCATATCAGATTTCTTTTGCAAAGACTCGTTTGGATGTAGAGATTGGCAAAAGCAGAAAGATAGAATATATAATTGAACCTGTAGGGTATAAAGGCAAGATTGAGTGGATTAGCTTAAATCCTGATATTGCTGAGGTGGACTCACAGGGCAATGTAAAAGGAGTTTCAGTAGGAGAGACAAGGGTTAAGGCAAATCTGCCTGAGACAGGAAGTTTTGATGTTTGCAGGATTGTTGTCTACGACAAGTATCCTTATCCATTTGTTCTTATGGCAGACAGTGTCTATGGAGATGTTTATCTTGAATGGGATGAAGTTTGCAATGCTGAATATTATGTTGTAAAGAGAAAAGCAGAAACTGAAGAGAATTACAAGGAAATAGCAAAGACAAAAAATACAAGTTTTGTAGATACAACATGTTATGAAGATGGCAGATATTATTACGTGGTGTATGCTTACAACAGCTTTGGAGAGAGTCATTCAAACGAAGAAATAGTAGATGTTCGCAACCTCGACAGCGATTTTGATGGCATAAATGACAAGAAAGAGAGCATGCAGGGTTTGAACCCCAAAGTGCGGGATAGTGACCGAGATGGGCTTGAAGATAGCTATGAAGCAGAGCTTGGCACAAATTCACTTTCTAAGGATTCTGATAATGACGGACTGAGTGATTATTTTGAACTTGAAATTTCGAAAACAGACCCACTCATTTCTGATTCTGACAGTGATGGCATTATTGATTCCAAAGAAGATTTTGACAATGATAAGCTTGATAATTTGTCTGAAGAAAAGACTTTTACATCTCCAATTTTTGCAGACACAGATTTTGATGGAATTAGTGATTATGATGAAATATTTATCTCAAAAACAAATCCAATAAAAGTAGATACTGACGAAGATGGTTTGTTTGATAAAACAGAAGTAGATAGTGGTTTAAATCCACTTAGCAAAGACAGTGACGGCAATGGCGTGATTGATGGAGAAGAAAGTATCTACCAAGTTGTGTCAGGCGAAAGGCTAAGAAGTGTTAATCAAAATGAACAGGTTGTCTTTGGACTCAAGATAAAAGCAAAGGGTGAAATAGTCAACAGTGTTGTTGTCCAAAAAGTTTATAATTCATCCACATTTTTTGCAAATGGCTTTATAGTAGGAGAACCTGTTAAAATTGAATGTTTTGAACCGTTTGAAGTAGCCCAGCTTCAGTTTAGGTTAAATGACACTGTTTTAAAGGGAGAGCAGCTGAACCATTTTGTGGTTGTGTGCTATGATACCAAAGGTGGCAAGTTTAGCTTACCAAAGGCAACATATAATGAGAGTTCAAAAACTATTACTGTTGAAACAGATCATTTCAGTGTATACTATCTTATAAATCTTAAGAAATATTTAGACATCACTGGTTTAAAAAGTGGGACTGTTTCACCTTCCGGGCAGGCTGATATTGTGTTTGTTATAGACACAACAGGTTCAATGTCAGACGAAATAGATGCTGTCAAGCAAAACATTAACAATTTTGTAGATAAGCTAAAAACAAAAGATATTAGTGTAAATTTGGGGCTTGTAACATACAAAGATATAACATGTGATGGTCCAAATTCAACAGTAGGTCATGGATTTTTCTCATCAGCAGATGACTTCAAAAATGCACTCGGCAGTATAAAAGTTGATGGTGGTGGCGATACACCTGAGACACTGATTGATGCTCTTGAAACTGCAAGGTTGCTTGGCTTTAGAGAAAACAGCACAAAATTCATAGTTGTTTTAACAGATGCCAACTACAAGCTTGAGAACAGGTTTGGAATAAAGTCAGCAGATGAGATAATAGAAAGACTCAAAAGTGATAATATTATTGTTTCAGTTGTAAGTACTATGTCGTTTGAAGGATTGTATTCTGCTTTTTCCAGCCAAACAAAAGGTATTTTTGCAGATATCTATTCCGACTTTTCTTCAACACTTGAAAAGTTAATTGATTTGACAAACCAATATGTCAATGATGGCAGCTGGATTGTTTTGTCTAATCTGGATATAATAAAACTTAAAAAAGCTCCAGATTTAAACGACAGTGTTACCGACACTGATGGAGATGGACTTGCTGACTCTGAGGAGCTAAAGAACTCCCAGAAAATAACACTGGAACTTCCATGGGGTGGGTTGCTGGAAAATTTAGAAATTTGGAATTTTGTGAGCTATCCTACCAAAGTTGATAGTGATGAGGATGGACTTTCAGATTACGATGAGGTGCTTAAATACAAAACATCTCCTATCGATTTTGATACCGACTGCGACCTTTTGAGCGATCTTGAGGAAATAGAAGCAGGGACAAATCCGGTTGTTGTTGATAGCGATGAAGATGGTTTGAGTGATAGTGTTGAGTTTTATCTATTTTCCGGTGATGAAGCTTTTGATCCTAACACTGAAACAACTTTGTGGGGATGTGACTATGAAGAAGCAGTCCTCTATTTAAGAGAAGAGCTTCCGCTTTATGTGAAAAGAAACACAGTTGAGGATGTAATCTTAACAACAACATACTCTCTTTACAAAAAGCAGCAAACTTTAAATAATTCCAGAAAAAGAAGCAAAGTTACAATGTTGAATAAAAACATAGTTTTTTGCTCAAGAAATGATGAAAAACTTCTGATTGAACCGGATGAAGAGTTAATAATTTGTGAGGGCTCAACCATTTATGTTAACAGCAAATACCCTGAATTGTTTAAAGTTTACGGCTCCTTAAAAATAGGTGGACCTAACAAAAAAACTTATGTGAAAATAGGAAATCCAAATAATTCATCAAAGTCCAATACACTCAAAGCAATTAGAGAATATACTTCAAGAATGACCATTTTTGCAGTAGTAGCCTCAATGGAGTGTGGTAACCAACCCAGATGCGAAATTACGAATATAGAGCTTTCTTCGTTTGCGGGTTTTTTAAGCATAGGACACAAGGGATATGTTAAGATAGATGGTTGCACACTTAAGAATGTGAAGACGGGTATATATGTAAGCCCGGTTTGTTCTCCGCAGGGTTCCCAGCTTTTGATTTCAAATACCACATTCCATAGCTGCTCAACAGCCGGGCTGTGGCTTTGCGCAAATATCAAACCTGTCAGGATAAATAAGAGCATATTTTATAGTGCTCCTGTTTTAGTTGACAGCAAGGATGCAAATTTGAGGTTTGAAGAAAGTACATTCGAAAACTGCAATAACAGCAAAGATGAACCGGCATTTAGAACACTGCAAAGAGGTTCAAAAAACATTCTATTTTTATCCTGTGCATTTAGAAACAATAGCATTGGAATACATGCTTATTATCACAAAACAATAGTATTTATAAATGATTGTGTATTTGAAGGGCACAAATATTGCTCAATTTTACGCCAAGTAAATCCTAAGGTTATTGTAGATAGACATACACGGTTTTTAGAAACCATAGAGCCTATCGTAAAATTTGAGGGAGCATCAGCAAGCGAAACTTTATTTTCAGCTATTTTAGGAATATTAGATCCTTGTGGTATTAAAGATATAATAGAAATATTAGCAGGCGAAGACATCCTAACTGGCGAAGAGATTCCAGGTATTGAGAAAGTTGAAAGGTTACTGTTTTTAACTTTAAATGCTAATGATATAAGAAGAGCAGATGATATTGAAAAGTGGCTTAAATATTTGGATGAAATAGAGAAAAATTCAAGTAAAGAATTCAGGGACTCTGTTGCGAAATATTCACCTGAGTTTGCCGAAAAAATTTGCAGGAAATTGTCGAATTCTGAAATATCAGCGGCAGGAAGACTGTATGATAAGATAGGCGAATTTTTTACCCAAGGATTAAATATCTATATAGACTCACATTACAAAAAACTGATGGAATTATCAGAAGAGTATGGCAGAGAGGCAGTTTATTTGAGTATTCACGAGGGGTTGGAGAATGCCGAAAGAAGACTGGCTGTAATTTTTAAAAATACAAGAGAAATCAAGAATAAAGAAGATTTAGTATATTTTATAAATAGCAGCAATGAGCTGGCAAAGTCGCTGGGTGTGAGTGCTTTCAAAGAATCCAACTATCGAGATTGTTTGTATAAATATCTGGGTATAGATAACATAAAGGATTTGGCAAACAAGGCATATCAAGTTCACCACATATTTCCACAGAGTTTATTTGGGGAAGGTGGTCTTTATGAATCGATATTTAAAAGAGCGAGATTGAATGTCCACGATGTGAGGTTTTTGGGGCTGTGGGATGCAAAGGACCATTTGAAGAAAAAGTATGATTATAATGAAGTATGGTTTAAAGAAATGGACGATTTGAAGGAAAAACACGGAAACAGGATAGAAGATATTGATATAATTGAAGTGATAGAAAAAGGAAGGGAGATAGCGAGCAGATATGGGTTTACAAGGGTTAGATTTTAG
- the speD gene encoding adenosylmethionine decarboxylase, translated as MHALGRHIIAELYGCDKEVLNNRELIEKIMVESALKAGAEVREVAFHKFSPQGVSGVVVISESHLTIHTWPELGYAAVDVFTCGERVDPWQACNYITEMLKASHMTTTEVKRGLFEQPVKVANL; from the coding sequence ATGCACGCATTGGGCAGGCACATAATAGCAGAACTTTACGGTTGCGACAAGGAAGTACTTAACAATCGGGAGCTGATTGAGAAGATAATGGTAGAGTCAGCACTCAAAGCAGGTGCAGAGGTAAGAGAGGTAGCATTCCACAAGTTTTCACCACAGGGTGTAAGTGGGGTTGTTGTAATATCTGAGTCACACCTGACAATTCACACATGGCCAGAGCTTGGCTATGCAGCAGTTGATGTATTTACATGCGGCGAGAGAGTTGACCCATGGCAAGCTTGCAACTACATCACAGAGATGCTCAAAGCAAGCCACATGACAACTACAGAGGTAAAAAGAGGTTTGTTCGAACAACCTGTCAAGGTAGCAAACCTGTAA